Genomic window (Polaribacter batillariae):
AAAACATCGGTTTTTAAATTTTACTCTCCTGCAAGTTTTTTCTAACCTTATAGGTGTTATTTGGTTTTTATTGATACCTACAAGGTTAAAAAAAACCTTGCAGAAGGGGGTTCTATAAAATATTGCTTTGCCAACTCTGCGAAAAAACTTAGTGCCTTTGCATTTAAATCGTCACAAATAATTTAAGAATACTTTTGGCTTCATTCTTTGAGAAATTCCTTTAATTTCTTTAAATTTGAAATGCTTTAAAATTGGTACAAAAATTGATTTATCAGAAAATCTATATTCACCAATTATTTCTAAAACTATGGGATTTTTAAAACGTACAAACAAAAAATTTGATTATCAACCTCGTTATTATAAAGGAGAAGGAAACCCTTTTAAAATCGAGCATAAACTAGATCGATTTAGAAAAACTGCAGGTAAAAATAAAGGAATTAAAGGCAAGTTTAGTGATGCTATGGAAGATTTAAAAAATTCTGACAAAAGCGTAAACAAAACACTTTTAATAATTATTGCAGTTTTAGTATTCATTTTTTTATACATCATCGATTTCGATTTATCTATATTTAAAAGAAATTAATGTCAGACATTATTCAACTTTTACCAGACCATGTTGCCAACCAAATTGCTGCAGGAGAAGTCGTACAACGCCCAGCTTCTGTTGTAAAAGAATTGTTAGAAAATGCCATAGATGCTGGTGCAACAAACATTACATTATTACTTAAAGATGCTGGCAAAACGTTAATTCAAGTAATAGACAATGGTAAAGGAATGAGTGCCACAGATGCTAGAATGTGTTTTGAAAGACATGCAACCTCTAAAATCCAAAAAGCAGAAGATTTATTTAACTTATGCACCAAAGGCTTTCGTGGAGAAGCATTAGCTTCTATTGCAGCCATTGCACATGTAGAGTTAAAAACAAAACAGAAAAACGAAGAATTAGGCACATGTATTAAAATTGAAGGAAGCAAAGTTGTTTCTCAAGATTTTATTTCTACAAGTGAAGGCACAAGTTTAGCCGTTAAAAATCTGTTTTATAACATTCCTGCAAGACGTAATTTTTTAAAATCAGATACCGTAGAAACCCGGCATATTATCGACGAATTTCAAAGAGTTGCTTTGGCACACCCAAATATTACTTTTTTGTTACACCATAATAATAATGAAATATATCATCTAAAAAATAGCAACCTAAGAAAAAGAATTGTAGCCGTTTTTGGTGCCAAAATGAACGAAAAACTAGTTCCTATTAACGAAAATACAGACATTCTTAAAATTGATGGTTTTGTAGCAAAACCAGAGTTTTCTAAACGAAAACGCGGAGAACAATTTTTCTTCGTAAACGATCGATTTATAAAAAGTTCTTATTTAAACCACGCTGTTGTAAATGCATTCGATGGTTTGTTAGAACAAGGCTCACATCCCTCCTATTTTTTATATTTAACCGTTCCTACAAGTTCTATAGATATTAACATTCATCCTACAAAAACAGAAATTAAGTTCGATAACGAAAAAGCTTTGTATGCCATGTTAAGAGCGACTGTAAAACACAGTTTAGGTCAGTATAACGTAGCACCTGTTTTAGATTTTAATAGAGATGCGAATTTAGATGTACCCTACCATTTTAAATCGAATGGAAAAACAGCCAGTGTTCCTAAAATTTCTGTAGATCCCGATTTTAATCCTTTTAAAGAAGAAAAACAGGAAGGTATTCGCTTTCCGTACAAAAAAGAAAAAACAAACCAAAGTTGGCAATCTTTATATACATCTGTAGAAACTGAAGAAAAAACACCTCAAGAAAATTTATTCGAACATCAAGAGGAAGCAAAAACGCAAAAAACATTTCAAATACAGCGTAAATATGTGTTGAGTTCTATAAAATCTGGTGTGGTTTTAATCAACCAGACTTTGGCGCATCAACGTGTGTTGTACGAACAATTTTTAGAAAGTATTACCATTAAAGAGGCCAATAGCC
Coding sequences:
- a CDS encoding riboflavin synthase subunit beta; its protein translation is MGFLKRTNKKFDYQPRYYKGEGNPFKIEHKLDRFRKTAGKNKGIKGKFSDAMEDLKNSDKSVNKTLLIIIAVLVFIFLYIIDFDLSIFKRN
- the mutL gene encoding DNA mismatch repair endonuclease MutL, giving the protein MSDIIQLLPDHVANQIAAGEVVQRPASVVKELLENAIDAGATNITLLLKDAGKTLIQVIDNGKGMSATDARMCFERHATSKIQKAEDLFNLCTKGFRGEALASIAAIAHVELKTKQKNEELGTCIKIEGSKVVSQDFISTSEGTSLAVKNLFYNIPARRNFLKSDTVETRHIIDEFQRVALAHPNITFLLHHNNNEIYHLKNSNLRKRIVAVFGAKMNEKLVPINENTDILKIDGFVAKPEFSKRKRGEQFFFVNDRFIKSSYLNHAVVNAFDGLLEQGSHPSYFLYLTVPTSSIDINIHPTKTEIKFDNEKALYAMLRATVKHSLGQYNVAPVLDFNRDANLDVPYHFKSNGKTASVPKISVDPDFNPFKEEKQEGIRFPYKKEKTNQSWQSLYTSVETEEKTPQENLFEHQEEAKTQKTFQIQRKYVLSSIKSGVVLINQTLAHQRVLYEQFLESITIKEANSQQLLFPVKIAFSSAEIEMIYTIKNELENAGFSFDEFTKESVTIKGIPVSVTESKITIILEELLNDIDLEVPDASFSHFDVMAKSFAKTLSIKTGTLLSEKEQEGLVNDLFSCKEPTISPFGKATFKTLTLHEIDHLFNS